A region of the Patescibacteria group bacterium genome:
TGAATGTATTAGTTGGAGTGGCCACTCCCGTCTTGATAATATCCAGGCAGCCATACTCTTGGTCAAATTAAATTATCTTGATACCTGGACTGAAAAAAGGCGCGCCAATGCACTTTTTTACCAACAGCAATTAGCTGACCTGCAACAGTTGAAGATGCCCCAAGATGCATCTTACGAACGAGCCGTATATCATACATTCGTGATCCAAGCTGATTGTAGAAATGAATTGAAATCATACCTATCAGAGTGTGGAATTGAAACAGCAATCCATTATCCTGTGCCAATTCATTTAGACAAGGCCGCGGAAAAACTTGGATATGTTACCGGCAGCTTTCCCGTTACAGAGTGGCTTGCGCAACGTATACTAAGTCTACCTGTATATCCGGAACTAACAGCCGCTGAGTTGAATTATATTGTTGAAACAATTAAAAAATATTATTTGGGGAAGGTATGAAGGTTAATTATTCCTATCTGGAACAGCAGTTTGCGGACATAGAGCCATATATGGATGACATCCGTGCACTCGTTAGAAGTGGCGATTTTACTTTAGGCATGGCACTTGCGGAGTTTGAGGCGAAATTCGCCAACTTGTTGGGGCTGCCATATGCAATTGGTGTGAGCAGCGGCACTGACGCTCTCATTCTCTCATTAAAAATATTAGGTATTGGTTCCGGAGACGAAGTTATTACGACACCGAATACATTTGTTGCTACGGTAGGTGCTATTGCAATGGCAGGCGCACGCCCTGTATTTGTGGATAATAACGAAGAATACAATATCGATGTATCCAAGATTAATAGTGCAATTACGCCACGAACCAAGGCGATAATGCCTGTACACCTTGCAGGCTGTCCAGCCGATATGCCATCCATCATGAAGATAGCCCGACGCAATAATCTAATCGTAATTGAAGATGCAGCTCAAGCAATCCTTGCTTCAATTGATGGTAAATCTGTTGGCTCTTGGGGCGAGACGGCGGGCTTCAGTTTGCACCCGCTTAAGAACCTTAATATATGGGGAGATGGGGGGGTAATTGTCACTCGTTCTAAAGAACTGTGCGAAAAACTACGATTATTTCGCAATCATGGGATGGCTACACGTGATGAAATTGCTTTCTGGGGCCACAATTGTCGTCTGGATACGCTTCAGGCTGTTATCGCTAACAGATTGATAAAGAAAGTGCATTCTATCACTGATCAACGTATTGCAAATGCCAAAAGATATGATGAATCATTTGCCGACTTGCAAGAATATATTCAAATACCTCCACGGAGCGCGAATGTGAAACAAGTTTTTCATACTTATGTTATTCGTGTGAAAAACCGAGACCGCCTCTACGCCTATTTAATTGAAAAAGGTATTGATGTAAAAATTCATTATCCAATTCCCTTACATTTACAAAAAGCGGCATCAGGTTTGGGCTATAAGGAAGGTGACTTCCCTGTATGTGAGGAAGATTGTCGTACCACAATAACCTTACCGGTACATCAACACTTAAAACCGGAAGATATTGGCTATGTGATTGATAGTGTATGTGGATTCTATCGGCAATGATGAGGTAAAAAAAGTAGGATAATGATGGATATGCAGCCCCGAGTGTCAAAGATGAAAGACAGGGAAAAGAATGACGAGAAACTGATACTGGACGGATCGAAAATATTGTGGCACCAGGACAGGCTGGAAAAGTGGAAGAAAGGCGAGCGCGTAGCGCCGATCACCATAGATATGGCGCTGACAAGGGCGTGCAATTATCGCTGCGAATATTGCTTCGGACAGCTACAGGATAATCCGAGAAAAAAGATCACGTTTGAAGTGATGAAGAATTTTCTCGATGACTGTGCCGAAATGGGTGTTAAAGCGATAAGCCTTGTCAGCGATGGCGAAAGCACCATGAATCCATGTTATGTGGACGTCATCATTTACGGCAATTCAAAAGGCATCGATATGGCCATGGGAACGAATGGCTTTCTCTTAAAAAAAGATGTGCTGGAAAAAATACTTTCGTCAA
Encoded here:
- a CDS encoding DegT/DnrJ/EryC1/StrS family aminotransferase, with product MKVNYSYLEQQFADIEPYMDDIRALVRSGDFTLGMALAEFEAKFANLLGLPYAIGVSSGTDALILSLKILGIGSGDEVITTPNTFVATVGAIAMAGARPVFVDNNEEYNIDVSKINSAITPRTKAIMPVHLAGCPADMPSIMKIARRNNLIVIEDAAQAILASIDGKSVGSWGETAGFSLHPLKNLNIWGDGGVIVTRSKELCEKLRLFRNHGMATRDEIAFWGHNCRLDTLQAVIANRLIKKVHSITDQRIANAKRYDESFADLQEYIQIPPRSANVKQVFHTYVIRVKNRDRLYAYLIEKGIDVKIHYPIPLHLQKAASGLGYKEGDFPVCEEDCRTTITLPVHQHLKPEDIGYVIDSVCGFYRQ